From a single Cotesia glomerata isolate CgM1 linkage group LG6, MPM_Cglom_v2.3, whole genome shotgun sequence genomic region:
- the LOC123266463 gene encoding uncharacterized protein LOC123266463 isoform X3, whose protein sequence is MCKCRCHRTYNPESTDEGDKLIDSICFDPVSVDEGLQARLSNGHLIETTKKWTDLKRCSSANTKPVFNSKRNDYLKIKLEDIILPENAVVTGVTLGESVQGRYLNDNSNFDKKRGKITQRSQCSGSTTYSVFGNDQVKPSTGVSIQDNNVFSKPCKSHISFKGSSKGNDKLPFIVPYVDLREIVTESLEAIRGIGWHHRGSPGYGGFLALKIFKKM, encoded by the exons ATGTGCAAGTGCAGATGCCATCGTACTTATAATCCAGAGTCCACTGATGAAGGCGATAAATTAATTGACTCCATATGTTTTGATCCTGTTTCTGTTGACGAGGGATT GCAAGCGCGATTATCAAATGGTCATTTAATTGAAACTACTAAAAAGTGGACAGATTTGAAACGCTGCAGTTCTGCCAACACAAAGCCAGTTTTCAATTCCAAACGAAACGATTATTTGAAAATCAAATTGGAAGATATTATATTGCCAGAAAATGCAGTTGTTACAG GTGTGACATTGGGAGAATCGGTGCAAGGACGATATCTGAACgataattcaaatttcgatAAGAAACGCGGGAAGATTACTCAACGGAGTCAATGTAGTGGAAG TACCACATATTCAGTGTTTGGTAACGACCAAGTAAAACCATCCACTGGTGTTTCTATTCAAGATAATAACGTATTTAGTAAACCATGTAAAAGTCACATATCATTCAAAGGATCTTCTAAGGGTAACGACAAGCTGCCATTTATCGTTCCATACGTTGATTTGCGAGAAATCGTAACCGAGTCGCTTGAAGCTATTCGCGGAATCGGTTGGCATCATCGTGGTTCCCCAGGATATGGAGGATTTCTCGCTCtcaagattttcaaaaaaatgtaa
- the LOC123266463 gene encoding uncharacterized protein LOC123266463 isoform X1: MCKCRCHRTYNPESTDEGDKLIDSICFDPVSVDEGFVATGAKFTRHDNVIYLQLRQARLSNGHLIETTKKWTDLKRCSSANTKPVFNSKRNDYLKIKLEDIILPENAVVTGVTLGESVQGRYLNDNSNFDKKRGKITQRSQCSGSTTYSVFGNDQVKPSTGVSIQDNNVFSKPCKSHISFKGSSKGNDKLPFIVPYVDLREIVTESLEAIRGIGWHHRGSPGYGGFLALKIFKKM; the protein is encoded by the exons ATGTGCAAGTGCAGATGCCATCGTACTTATAATCCAGAGTCCACTGATGAAGGCGATAAATTAATTGACTCCATATGTTTTGATCCTGTTTCTGTTGACGAGGGATT tgtCGCCACTGGCGCAAAATTTACGAGACATGATAACGTCATATACCTCCAACTTAGGCAAGCGCGATTATCAAATGGTCATTTAATTGAAACTACTAAAAAGTGGACAGATTTGAAACGCTGCAGTTCTGCCAACACAAAGCCAGTTTTCAATTCCAAACGAAACGATTATTTGAAAATCAAATTGGAAGATATTATATTGCCAGAAAATGCAGTTGTTACAG GTGTGACATTGGGAGAATCGGTGCAAGGACGATATCTGAACgataattcaaatttcgatAAGAAACGCGGGAAGATTACTCAACGGAGTCAATGTAGTGGAAG TACCACATATTCAGTGTTTGGTAACGACCAAGTAAAACCATCCACTGGTGTTTCTATTCAAGATAATAACGTATTTAGTAAACCATGTAAAAGTCACATATCATTCAAAGGATCTTCTAAGGGTAACGACAAGCTGCCATTTATCGTTCCATACGTTGATTTGCGAGAAATCGTAACCGAGTCGCTTGAAGCTATTCGCGGAATCGGTTGGCATCATCGTGGTTCCCCAGGATATGGAGGATTTCTCGCTCtcaagattttcaaaaaaatgtaa